The sequence below is a genomic window from Rhodococcus sp. 4CII.
CTGCTGATCCTCGCGTTTGTCGGAGCGCTGACACTGGTGAGCGCCTGCGGAACGAAGACCCAATCCGCGGAGGAGCGCAGCGCACCCGTTACCACCGAATCAACAGCCGCCTCCGACGAGAAAGCAACTATGCCCACCGGGACCGAAGCGACAACAGCCACCGCCCAGAGCCACTACGACCAACTCGCCCTGGAGACTCTCGATGCCGTCGTGCAAGGAGACTTCGACTCCGCCACCGCTCGTTTTGATGATGTCATGCACCAAAATCTGCCTCCCGACCTTCTCGAATCGAGTTGGTCCACCTATCAAGAACAGTTCGGCAGCTATCAATCACACACAGACCCACAGGACACTGCCCGGGGACAAATCACCGTGGTCAGCGTGCCCCTGCAGATGGAATACGCTCCAGGCGAGTTCCGTGTGAGCTTCCACCCGAACGAGACAATAGCGGGACTGTACTTCCTTCAGACCGGCGTTCCGATTCCGTGAGCCCATTCCACCGAGCATCCGAGATCTTTCACCAACTGTACGTAGGTGGAATAGCGCTGTACGTACGTGGAATAGCGTCCGGTACAGGCCAACGGCACGCACGGGTTCGTCGGTGGTACGGCACGTCGATTCCTCTGACGTTGTTGCCGTGGGAGGGTTCATTACCGACACGCGGTGGGTCGCAAACCGAAGTGTACGAGCCGTCCGGCACCGATATCCGGATCAGTATCCCAGCCC
It includes:
- a CDS encoding DUF3887 domain-containing protein, producing MNNITANGAQNRSTITTALLILAFVGALTLVSACGTKTQSAEERSAPVTTESTAASDEKATMPTGTEATTATAQSHYDQLALETLDAVVQGDFDSATARFDDVMHQNLPPDLLESSWSTYQEQFGSYQSHTDPQDTARGQITVVSVPLQMEYAPGEFRVSFHPNETIAGLYFLQTGVPIP